Proteins from a genomic interval of Arachis hypogaea cultivar Tifrunner chromosome 10, arahy.Tifrunner.gnm2.J5K5, whole genome shotgun sequence:
- the LOC140175593 gene encoding uncharacterized protein has product MANNMNPNIVAFTLTEGQSNNRPPYFNGSNYSYWKERMRIFVQSIDYNIWKIILNGPDVPTKQNADGEVVAKEDNEWTDEEKKKVELNAKAINLMHCAISFEEFRKVSSCKIVKEIWDKLRLTHKGTKQVRETRIDMLMKEYEMFSMKEDESIDQMFERFSIIINNLDAMGRSYSEETLVRKILRSLTKKWEVKSTAISERNDLIKITYDKLRGKLLAYETTHMSQDKDDKKKSIALKSRMTAQGEESDDSFLDEEMVRFARKMRRLLRYKNKGKGSSSSKDVKKDQVKFTCHHCKEPGHFKSDCPQLKKGEKSKKDKKKVMMATWEDLENDTSSESSDQEAQLCLMADHDDENEVDLSDLSIDELQYIIKDISVSSKKLLDKYDKCKKENEALRIENDLLLKKVKANETGNEKLLKEENTALRAELEKFKLKHEVTDSTYLIFENKKVNEQIKSLNKDLAKFIQGYQNLNKLLASQRKSDCRVINERTEAVLFVAKRSDNVYGITLDDLKVQNVTCFSSMKSEKWMWHKSKAYRVYNKNSKTVEETMHVTFCETNIVPSVCIDDSPGFEAELPENNEPVQQNSSSQEAALASNKNSNSAGDNLELSPVAAENTDAEAIDYRSSLKRAESNNITLLSKIEPQNIQEALTDPSWVLAMMEELQQFEKNQVWSLVPYPNGKKVTGTKWIFRNKLGEDGSIVRNKARLVAQGYDQKEGNDFDESFAPVARMEAIRLLLAYAAHCGFKLFQMDVKFYVDDIIFGSANEDLCADFAKLMTNEFDISMMGELNFFLGLQIKQTAEDIFIHQEKYAKELVKKFGLDSANPMGTPMHPNIKLDKDEHGRDVDETRYRGMIGSLMYLTSSRPDIIQSVGVCSRFQSKPKESHLSAVKRIIRYVLGTTNYGLWFPKTNSFQLVGFCDADFAGDRIDRRSTSGMCCFLGKSLIVWSSKKQATVALSTAEAEYIAASSCCSQLLWLKTQLADYKLNVSNIPLFCDNMNAINISKNPVLHSRTKHIEVRFHSIREHVQNGNLDIQFVNSEGQLADIFTKPLIEKRFCKLRIELGILASSLFS; this is encoded by the exons atgGCCAATAACATGAATCCCAACATCGTGGCTTTCACTCTCACTgaagggcaatccaacaatagaCCTCCCTACTTCAATGGCAGCAACTACTCTtactggaaagaaagaatgaGAATCTTCGTGCAGTCGATCGACTACAACATCTGGAAGATCATTCTCAACGGCCCAGATGTTCCTACCAAACAGAATGCTGATGGAGAAGTTGTGGCAAAGGAGGACAACGAATGGacagatgaagaaaagaagaaggttgaACTCAATGCCAAGGCAATCAACCTGATGCACTGTGCAATCAGTTTTGAAGAATTCAGAAAAGTGTCAAGCTGTAAAATAGTGAAAGAAATCTGGGATAAGCTCAGACTCACTCATAAAGGCACTAAGCAAGTGAGGGAGACCAGAATTGACATGCTAATGAAGGAGTATGAAATGTTCAGTATGAAGGAAGATGAGAGCATTGATCAAATGTTCGAAAGGTtctcaataatcatcaacaatctgGACGCCATGGGAAGAAGCTACTCTGAAGAAACCTTAGTAAGAAAGATTCTGAGGAGTCTTACTAAGAAATGGGAAGTGAAAAGCACAGCCATCTCTGAAAGGAATGATTTGATCAAAATCACCTATGATAAGCTGAGAGGCAAGCTGCTGGCTTATGAAACCACTCACATGTCTCAAGACAAagatgacaaaaagaaaagtatagcacTAAAATCAAGAATGACAGCCCAAGGAGAAGAATCTGATGACAGTTTCTTAGATGAAGAAATGGTGCGCTTtgcaagaaaaatgagaagaCTACTGAGATACAAAAACAAAGGCAAAGGAAGCTCTTCATCCAAAGATGTCAAGAAAGATCAAGTTAAGTTTACGTGCCATCACTGCAAGGAACCTGGTCACTTCAAGTCAGATTGCCCTCAACTTAAGAAAGGCGAAAAATCCAagaaagacaaaaagaaggtgatgatGGCAACATGGGAAGACCTGGAGAACGACACCAGCTCGGAGAGCTCTGATCAAGAAGCTCAGCTATGTTTGATGGCAGACCATGACGATGAAAATGAGGTAGATCTTTCTGACTTATCTATTGATGAACTACAATACATTATCAAAGATATCTCTGTCAGTTCCAAGAAACTCTTGGACAAGTATGATAaatgcaagaaagaaaatgaggcTTTGAGGATTGAAAATGATcttcttttgaaaaaggttaaGGCAAATGAAACTGGAAATGAAAAgcttttaaaagaagaaaacacTGCCTTGCGAGCTGAATTAGAAAAATTCAAGCTCAAGCATGAAGTTACTGATTCcacttatttgatttttgaaaacaaaaaggtgaatgaacaaataaaaagttTGAATAAAGACTTAGCTAAGTTTATTCAAGGTTATCAAAATCTGAACAAACTGCTTGCTAGTCAAAG GAAATCTGATTGTAGAGTCATAAATGAGAGAACAGAGGCTGTTTTATTTGTTGCCAAAAGAAGTGATAATGTTTATGGTATCACTCTAGATGATCTAAAAGttcaaaatgtaacatgtttctcTTCAATGAAATCTGAAAAATGGATGTGGCATAAGAG caaggcctatagagtttataacAAGAACTCCAAAACTGTTGAGGAAACCATGCATGTCACATTCTGTGAGACTAACATTGTTCCTAGTGTTTGCATAGATGATAGTCCAGGTTTCGAAGCTGAATTACCCGAGAACAATGAGCCAGTTCAACAAAATTCAAGTTCTCAAGAAGCTGCACTTGCTAGCAACAAAAATTCCAATTCTGCAGGAGACAATTTGGAATTATCTCCTGTTGCTGCAGAAAATACTGATGCAGAGGCCATT GACTACCGTTCATCTTTGAAAAGAGCCGAGTCCAACAACATTACTCTCTTATCAAAGATTGAACCTCAAAACATCCAAGAAGCTCTTACTGATCCTTCATGGGTGCTAGCTATGATGGAAGAACTGCAGCAATTTGAGAAGAACCAGGTCTGGTCATTAGTGCCTTATCCAAATGGAAAGAAAGTCACTGGCACTAAATGGATTTTCAGAAACAAACTGGGTGAAGATGGATCTATAGtccgaaacaaagctagattggtcGCTCAAGGATATGATCAAAAGGAAGGGAATGATTTCGATGAATCCTTTGCACCAGTAGCTCGAATGGAAGCCATTAGATTGCTCCTTGCATATGCTGCTCATTGTGGCTTCAAGTTGTTCCAAATGGACGTAAAGT tttatgttgatgatattatatTTGGTTCGGCTAATGAGGATTTGTGTGCAGATTTTGCTAAGCTTATGACCAATGAATTTGATATAAGTATGATGGGAGAACTCAATTTCTTCCTAGGCTTGCAAATCAAGCAAACTGCAGAAGACATATTCAtccatcaagaaaaatatgcaaaggaACTCGTCAAGAAGTTTGGGCTGGACAGTGCTAATCCTATGGGAACCCCCATGCATCCTAACATTAAGCTTGATAAGGATGAACACGGTAGAGATGTTGATGAGACACGATACAGAGGGATGATTGGATCCCTAATGTATCTAACCTCCTCAAGGCCTGATATCATCCAAAGTGTTGGAGTTtgctcaaggtttcaatcaaAGCCTAAGGAGTCACATCTCTCTGCTGTCAAGAGGATCATCCGATATGTACTTGGTACCACTAATTATGGGCTATGGTTTCCTAAAACTAATTCTTTTCAATTAGTGGGTttctgtgatgcagattttgctggggaTAGGATTGATAGAAGAAGCACAAGTGGCATGTGCTGCTTTCTTGGGAAATCCCTCATTGTTTGGTCTAGCAAGAAGCAAGCTACTGTGGCACTTTCAACAGCCGAAGCTGAGTATATTGCAGCCTCCTCTTGTTGTTCTCAATTATTATGGTTAAAAACTCAACTAGCTGATTATAAACTAAATGTCTCAAATATTCCATTATTTTGTGACAACATGAATGCTATTAACATTTCCAAAAaccctgttttgcactcaagaacaaagcacattgaagttCGTTTTCATTCtataagagaacatgtgcaaaatggAAATTTAGACATACAGTTTGTTAATTCTGAAGGTCAGCTAGCAGATATATTCACCAAACCATTGATAGAGAAAAGGTTCTGCAAGTTGAGAATTGAATTGGGCATTCTTGCTTCATCTctgttttcttaa
- the LOC112715288 gene encoding serine/threonine-protein kinase AtPK2/AtPK19: MVSSQLSGLTTAGTYKPLQAQLLFPTSLPENVITDHIELDFSDVFGPVTVPPSVEVNNIESAAAEYFEESSELVYDEPEVIYTRSHSLVGPSACVSQSLKLGKLTIQETEDSLELEVLEEDVTGEKITDVKESSFHNVITEESLQDGGSLMKINRVSLDDFEILKVVGQGAFAKVYQVKKKVTSEIYAMKVMRKDKIMEKNHAEYMKAERDILTQIEHPFVVQLRYSFQTKYRLYLVLDFVNGGHLFFQLYHQGLFREDLARIYAAEIVSAVSHLHSNGIMHRDLKPENILLDADGHVMLTDFGLAKQFEDSTRSNSMCGTLEYMAPEIILGKGHDKAADWWSVGILLFEMLTGKPPFCGGNREKIQQKIIKDKIKLPAFLSSEAHSLLKGLLQKEAGKRLGCGPKGIMEIKGHKWFKQINWRKLEAREIQPNFRPDVAGKHCVANFEKRWTDMPVVDSPAASPNGANPFKDFSYVRPAASFLQRNSPAC, from the exons ATGGTTTCCTCTCAGCTTTCTGGTTTGACTACGGCTGGCACATATAAGCCTTTACAGGCTCAGTTGCTCTTTCCTACAAGTCTTCCTGAAAACGTAATCACAGATCACATTGAACTAGATTTCTCAGATGTCTTTGGTCCGGTTACAGTTCCACCCTCAGTAGAAGTAAATAAtattgaatctgctgctgcagaGTATTTCGAAGAATCTAGTGAGCTGGTTTATGATGAGCCTGAAGTCATTTACACCCGTTCACATTCTTTGGTTGGCCCTTCTGCTTGTGTTAGCCAATCACTGAAGCTTGGAAAGCTCaccatacaagaaactgaagattCATTGGAACTAGAGGTCCTAGAGGAGGATGTGACTGGAGAAAAGATCACAGACGTGAAAGAATCTTCCTTTCACAATGTTATCACCGAGGAATCGTTGCAAGACGGTGGGAGTCTCATGAAGATTAACAGAGTTAGCCTTGATGATTTTGAGATTTTGAAGGTTGTGGGGCAGGgagcatttgcaaaagtatatCAGGTGAAGAAAAAGGTAACTTCTGAAATATATGCTATGAAGGTTATGAGGAAGGACAAAATTATGGAAAAGAACCATGCTGAGTACATGAAAGCTGAGAGGGATATTTTGACACAAATAGAGCATCCTTTTGTTGTACAACTCAGATACTCATTTCAG ACAAAATATAGATTGTATCTTGTGCTGGATTTCGTGAATGGGGGGCATCTTTTCTTTCAACTTTATCACCAGGGCTTGTTCAG AGAGGATCTAGCACGCATATATGCTGCTGAGATTGTATCTGCAGTTTCACATCTCCATTCGAATGGAATAATGCACAGGGATCTAAAACCTGAAAATATCTTGCTGGATGCTGATGGCCAC GTTATGTTGACTGATTTTGGTTTAGCAAAGCAATTCGAGGATAGTACAAGATCAAATTCTATGTGTGGAACACTAGAGTACATGGCACCTGAAATTATTCTTGGCAAGGGCCATGATAAGGCTGCTGATTGGTGGAGTGTAGGCATCCTTCTGTTTGAGATGCTTACTGGAAAG CCACCTTTTTGTGGTGGGAATCGTGAGAAAATTCAGCAGAAGATAATTAAAGACAAGATTAAGCTGCCAGCATTTTTGTCTAGTGAGGCGCATTCTCTGTTGAAAGGG CTGCTACAGAAGGAGGCGGGAAAGCGCTTAGGTTGTGGACCTAAGGGGATAATGGAGATTAAAGGCCACAAGTGGTTCAAACAAATCAACTGGAGGAAGTTGGAAGCAAGAGAAATCCAGCCGAATTTTAGGCCGGATGTAGCCGGGAAGCATTGCGTCGCCAACTTTGAGAAGCGATGGACTGATATGCCTGTGGTCGATTCACCAGCTGCCAGCCCGAATGGTGCCAACCCCTTCAAAGACTTCTCTTATGTGAGGCCTGCAGCCTCCTTCCTTCAAAGGAATAGCCCAGCTTGTTAA